A DNA window from Pogona vitticeps strain Pit_001003342236 chromosome 2, PviZW2.1, whole genome shotgun sequence contains the following coding sequences:
- the NABP2 gene encoding SOSS complex subunit B1 isoform X1, with amino-acid sequence MTTETLVKDIKPGLKNLNLIFIVLETGRVTKTKDGHEVRTCKVADKTGSINISVWDDVGNLIQPGDIIRLTKGYASVFKGCLTLYTGRGGDLQKVGEFCMVYSEVPNFSEPNAEYVAQQSQNKNAQNDNAAPTAAQTTSGPSTSSAATDNQNGNGLIASGSSPHPPAIPTHPTSGRITRSQPNHQGGSSSGSSSNPVSNGKETRRSSKR; translated from the exons ATGACAACAGAAACATTGGTGAAAGACATCAAACCGGGCTTGAAAAACCTAAATCTCATATTCATTGTGTTGGAAACAG GCCGAGTGACCAAGACAAAGGATGGCCATGAAGTACGGACATGTAAAGTAGCTGACAAAACTGGCAGTATAAACATCTCTGTGTGGGATGACGTTGGGAACCTGATCCAGCCAGGGGACATCATCCGACTCACCAAAGG GTATGCGTCGGTTTTCAAAGGCTGCCTGACCCTATACACTGGACGTGGAGGAGACCTGCAGAAAGTTGGAGA GTTTTGCATGGTTTACTCAGAAGTGCCAAATTTCAGTGAGCCAAATGCAGAGTATGTTGCCcaacagtcacaaaacaaaaat gCACAGAATGACAATGCAGCCCCCACAGCCGCCCAAACTACATCAGGACCCTCTACATCGTCAGCAG ccACTGACAACCAGAATGGCAACGGCTTGATCGCCTCTGGCAGCTCCCCCCACCCGCCTgctatccccacccaccccaccagtGGCCGCATCACCAGAAGTCAGCCCAATCACCAGGGTGGAAGTTCCTCAGGTTCCTCCTCCAACCCAGTCAGCAATGGCAAAGAGACACGACGAAGCAGCAAAAGATAA
- the NABP2 gene encoding SOSS complex subunit B1 isoform X2, with amino-acid sequence MTTETLVKDIKPGLKNLNLIFIVLETGRVTKTKDGHEVRTCKVADKTGSINISVWDDVGNLIQPGDIIRLTKGFCMVYSEVPNFSEPNAEYVAQQSQNKNAQNDNAAPTAAQTTSGPSTSSAATDNQNGNGLIASGSSPHPPAIPTHPTSGRITRSQPNHQGGSSSGSSSNPVSNGKETRRSSKR; translated from the exons ATGACAACAGAAACATTGGTGAAAGACATCAAACCGGGCTTGAAAAACCTAAATCTCATATTCATTGTGTTGGAAACAG GCCGAGTGACCAAGACAAAGGATGGCCATGAAGTACGGACATGTAAAGTAGCTGACAAAACTGGCAGTATAAACATCTCTGTGTGGGATGACGTTGGGAACCTGATCCAGCCAGGGGACATCATCCGACTCACCAAAGG GTTTTGCATGGTTTACTCAGAAGTGCCAAATTTCAGTGAGCCAAATGCAGAGTATGTTGCCcaacagtcacaaaacaaaaat gCACAGAATGACAATGCAGCCCCCACAGCCGCCCAAACTACATCAGGACCCTCTACATCGTCAGCAG ccACTGACAACCAGAATGGCAACGGCTTGATCGCCTCTGGCAGCTCCCCCCACCCGCCTgctatccccacccaccccaccagtGGCCGCATCACCAGAAGTCAGCCCAATCACCAGGGTGGAAGTTCCTCAGGTTCCTCCTCCAACCCAGTCAGCAATGGCAAAGAGACACGACGAAGCAGCAAAAGATAA